Proteins encoded by one window of Musa acuminata AAA Group cultivar baxijiao chromosome BXJ2-9, Cavendish_Baxijiao_AAA, whole genome shotgun sequence:
- the LOC135622193 gene encoding mannan endo-1,4-beta-mannosidase 5-like, with the protein MVDCAPLYYLDHRKKTPSSLHSLAALQDERAPSLHPINTNPGGLHSAHTKQQFFHNKMAKLCAVLCLLLGALAFLAIAAPGSSSFVERQGTQFVLDGSPYLFNGFNSYWMMTVASQPAERAKVSQVLGEAAAAGLTVCRTWAFSDGGDGALQISPGVYDERVFQGLDFVISEAQSHGVRLILSLVNNYKDFGGRAQYVQWASNAGAAVGGEDDFYTNPVVKGYYKNHVQRVLTRINTITNVAYKDDPTIMAWELINEPRCQADYSGKTVNAWVQEMASYTKSLDSKHMLEIGMEGFYGDSMPEKKQYNPGYQVGTDFITSNLIDEIDFATIHAYPDVWLAAQDDASQTAFAQRWMWSHWDDATKILKKPLVLTEFGLSKKDPGYTENLRDVYINAICTDIYNLARSGGGSLSGGLVWQVMADGMESYYDGYEILLSQDPSTDAVLMRQSRAMSVLAHTMSKPAGGQVGHADEAVAGEQEDGVAHGTRLHGLHVRHVHARDGKGSSHP; encoded by the exons ATGGTGGATTGTGCTCCATTATATTATTTAGACCACCGAAAAAAGACCCCATCGAGTCTGCACTCTCTCGCAGCTTTACAAGATGAAAGAGCTCCATCCCTGCACCCTATAAATACCAACCCCGGCGGGCTCCACTCTGCCCACACCAAGCAGCAGTTCTTCCACAACAAGATGGCCAAGCTTTGCGCTGTTCTCTGCCTTCTGTTGGGTGCTCTCGCATTCTTGGCGATCGCTGCTCCCGGCAGCAGCTCCTTCGTTGAGAGGCAAGGCACGCAGTTCGTCCTCGACGGCTCCCCGTACCTCTTCAATGGGTTCAACTCGTACTGGATGATGACTGTCGCGTCCCAACCCGCCGAGCGGGCGAAGGTCTCGCAGGTGCTCGGCGAAGCTGCCGCCGCAGGGCTCACTGTTTGCCGAACGTGGGCGTTCAGCGACGGAGGCGATGGAGCTCTCCAGATCTCACCCGGAGTGTACGATGAGCGAGTGTTTCAG GGACTGGATTTTGTGATCTCGGAGGCTCAAAGTCATGGTGTTCGCTTGATCCTGAGTCTGGTGAACAATTACAAAGACTTCGGAGGCAGAGCTCAGTACGTGCAATGGGCGAGCAATGCAGGTGCTGCTGTCGGTGGTGAAGACGATTTCTATACCAATCCGGTTGTGAAGGGATACTACAAGAACCATGTCCAG AGAGTGTTAACAAGAATCAACACCATCACCAACGTAGCCTACAAAGACGACCCAACGATCATGGCATGGGAACTAATAAACGAGCCTCGTTGCCAGGCAGATTACTCAGGAAAAACGGTGAAC GCCTGGGTTCAAGAGATGGCAAGTTACACAAAGTCGCTGGACAGCAAACACATGCTAGAGATAGGAATGGAAGGATTCTACGGAGACTCCATGCCGGAGAAGAAGCAGTACAATCCCGGTTACCAAGTTGGCACAGACTTCATCACCAGCAATCTCATCGACGAGATCGACTTTGCCACTATCCATGCGTACCCAGACGTTTG GCTCGCTGCGCAGGACGACGCATCGCAGACCGCCTTCGCTCAGCGGTGGATGTGGAGCCACTGGGACGACGCCACGAAGATACTGAAGAAGCCACTGGTGCTCACCGAGTTCGGGCTGTCGAAGAAGGACCCCGGCTACACCGAGAACCTCCGGGACGTGTACATCAACGCCATCTGCACCGACATATACAACTTGGCAAGGAGCGGCGGCGGGTCGCTCAGCGGCGGGTTGGTGTGGCAAGTGATGGCGGACGGGATGGAGTCGTACTACGACGGCTACGAGATTCTGCTGTCTCAGGATCCGTCCACGGACGCAGTACTGATGAGGCAATCACGCGCGATGTCGGTGCTGGCGCACACGATGAGCAAGCCTGCCGGCGGCCAGGTAGGGCATGCCGACGAAGCCGTAGCTGGCGAGCAGGAAGATGGCGTCGCTCATGGCACGAGGTTGCATGGCCTTCACGTAAGGCACGTGCATGCGAGGGATGGAAAGGGGAGCTCCCACCCTTAG
- the LOC103997467 gene encoding probable carboxylesterase 18 has protein sequence MTQKASSLASGGRSLTSPPLPWTTRLYIALLSVVTDGARRSNGTINRRLLSFFDARSSASAKPRHGVRTADVPVDPSRDLWFRLFVPSSASSGRIPVIVYFHGGGFAYLSPASRAYDAFCRRICRKINALVVSVNYRLAPEHRYPAPYEDAVDVLRFLDDGGLASADPTAAGLADLSRCFLAGDSAGGNMVHHVARRWAADAAGGWKNLRLAGMVLIQPFFGGEERTESENRLVGAPLVSVDRTDWLWRAFLPEGADRDHEAANVFGPRADGELEAALPEAMVVVGGFDPLQDWQRRYYECMTARGKAVRLLEYPDAIHAFYVFPELKLSAAFIDELKAFIK, from the coding sequence ATGACGCAAAAGGCCTCCTCGCTGGCGAGTGGCGGCCGTTCTTTAACTTCGCCGCCGCTCCCGTGGACGACGCGGCTCTACATCGCTCTGCTCTCCGTCGTCACCGACGGCGCTCGCCGCTCAAACGGCACCATCAATCGCCGCCTCCTTTCCTTCTTCGACGCCCGCTCCTCCGCCTCCGCCAAGCCCCGCCACGGCGTCCGCACGGCCGACGTCCCCGTCGATCCCTCCCGTGACCTCTGGTTCCGCCTCTTCGTCCCCAGTTCTGCGTCGTCCGGCCGGATTCCCGTCATCGTCTACTTCCACGGCGGCGGGTTCGCCTACCTCTCCCCCGCCTCCCGCGCCTACGACGCTTTCTGCCGCCGGATCTGCCGCAAGATCAACGCCCTCGTCGTCTCCGTCAACTACCGCCTCGCCCCGGAGCACCGCTACCCGGCGCCGTACGAGGATGCGGTCGACGTGCTTCGATTCCTGGACGACGGAGGCCTCGCCTCCGCCGACCCTACCGCCGCCGGCCTCGCCGACCTCTCCCGCTGCTTCCTGGCCGGCGACTCCGCGGGCGGGAACATGGTCCACCACGTGGCCCGGCGCTGGGCCGCGGACGCCGCGGGGGGATGGAAAAACCTTCGGCTGGCGGGGATGGTGCTGATCCAGCCGTTTTTCGGCGGGGAGGAGCGGACGGAGTCGGAGAATCGGCTGGTGGGGGCGCCGCTGGTGTCGGTGGACCGGACGGACTGGCTGTGGCGGGCGTTCCTGCCGGAGGGGGCGGACCGGGACCACGAGGCGGCGAACGTGTTCGGGCCGCGGGCTGATGGCGAGCTGGAGGCGGCGCTGCCGGAGGCGATGGTGGTGGTGGGGGGCTTCGACCCGCTGCAGGACTGGCAACGGCGGTACTACGAGTGCATGACAGCAAGGGGGAAGGCGGTGCGGCTGCTGGAGTACCCCGACGCCATCCACGCCTTCTACGTCTTCCCCGAGCTGAAGCTGTCGGCGGCTTTCATCGACGAGCTCAAAGCCTTCATCAAGTAG